One genomic window of Aggregatilinea lenta includes the following:
- a CDS encoding indolepyruvate ferredoxin oxidoreductase subunit alpha: MDRFVPLGNEALAQGALDAGVSGLYAYPGTPSTEIMEYVQRSAEAAERGVHRRWSANEKTAVEAALGMSYAGKRAMACMKHVGLNVAADPFMNAAVIGVNGGLLIVAADDPSMHSSQNEQDSRMYGRFAMIPTLEPSDQQEAYDAARIGFALSEKYNVPVLVRMTTRLSHSRANVTRRDSRPENDLNVPAHLRQFVLLPGVARVRYAQLIEKQPCFEQEAEESPLVRYMDGPDKSLGIIACGLAHNYLMENFPDGCPHPVLKISQYPVPRRLIERLVEACDDVLVLEEGMPVVEEQMRGFPYDDGRVHGRLDGTLPRAGELNPALVAQALGREAPTLFLVPDVVTDRPPQLCQGCPHADTYRALNAALEPYSKGRVFSDIGCYTLGALPPFESINTCVEMGASITMAKGAADAGLTPTVAVIGDSTFSHSGMTGLLDAVQAHAPVTVIILDNETTAMTGGQDSPAHGVLEQIVGGLGVPEAHVRVIEPLPRQHEANAAVIAEELAYADVSVIVARRECLETARRRKRGQA; encoded by the coding sequence ATGGATCGATTTGTCCCATTAGGGAACGAGGCGCTGGCGCAGGGCGCACTCGACGCCGGGGTGTCCGGCCTGTACGCCTATCCGGGCACGCCATCCACCGAAATTATGGAGTACGTGCAGCGGTCGGCGGAGGCCGCAGAGCGGGGTGTACACCGCCGCTGGTCCGCCAACGAGAAGACGGCGGTCGAGGCGGCGCTGGGCATGTCCTACGCGGGCAAGCGCGCGATGGCGTGCATGAAGCACGTCGGGCTGAACGTCGCCGCCGACCCGTTCATGAACGCGGCGGTGATCGGCGTCAACGGGGGGCTGCTGATCGTCGCGGCGGACGACCCGTCGATGCACTCATCGCAGAACGAGCAGGATTCGCGCATGTACGGGCGCTTCGCGATGATCCCCACGCTGGAGCCGTCCGACCAGCAAGAAGCGTACGACGCGGCGCGGATCGGCTTCGCGCTGTCGGAGAAGTACAACGTACCGGTGCTGGTACGCATGACCACGCGCCTGTCGCACTCGCGCGCGAACGTCACGCGCCGGGACTCACGTCCCGAAAACGATCTAAACGTACCCGCCCACCTGCGGCAGTTCGTGCTGCTGCCGGGCGTGGCGCGGGTTCGCTATGCGCAATTGATAGAGAAGCAGCCGTGCTTCGAGCAGGAAGCGGAAGAGTCGCCGCTGGTGCGCTACATGGATGGTCCCGACAAGAGTCTGGGCATCATCGCGTGCGGCCTCGCGCATAATTACCTGATGGAGAATTTTCCCGACGGTTGCCCGCACCCGGTGCTGAAGATCAGCCAGTATCCCGTGCCGCGCCGCCTGATCGAGCGTTTGGTCGAGGCGTGCGACGACGTGCTGGTGCTGGAAGAAGGTATGCCGGTGGTCGAGGAGCAGATGCGCGGCTTCCCGTACGACGACGGGCGCGTGCATGGACGGCTGGACGGGACGCTGCCGCGCGCCGGAGAGCTGAATCCCGCGCTGGTGGCGCAGGCGCTCGGACGCGAAGCGCCGACGCTGTTCCTGGTGCCGGACGTGGTGACGGATCGCCCGCCGCAGTTGTGCCAGGGCTGCCCGCACGCAGATACCTACCGCGCGCTGAACGCCGCGCTGGAACCGTACAGCAAAGGCCGTGTGTTCTCGGACATCGGGTGTTATACGCTGGGCGCGCTGCCGCCGTTCGAGTCGATCAATACGTGTGTGGAGATGGGTGCGTCGATTACGATGGCGAAGGGCGCAGCGGATGCGGGCCTGACGCCGACGGTGGCCGTCATCGGCGACTCGACCTTCAGCCATTCGGGCATGACCGGGCTGCTGGACGCAGTGCAGGCGCACGCGCCGGTGACCGTGATCATCCTCGACAACGAGACGACCGCCATGACCGGCGGTCAGGATTCCCCGGCGCACGGTGTGCTGGAGCAGATCGTGGGCGGGCTGGGCGTGCCGGAGGCACACGTGCGCGTGATCGAGCCGCTGCCGCGCCAGCACGAGGCCAACGCCGCCGTCATCGCCGAGGAACTGGCGTACGCGGACGTGTCTGTGATTGTGGCGCGCCGCGAGTGTCTGGAAACGGCCCGGCGCAGAAAGCGAGGCCAGGCATGA
- a CDS encoding ABC transporter ATP-binding protein — protein sequence MTILLRILRYMRPYWRVAALSYVCLIAVSLLTLVGPWLIGEAVDVATGEQQHFPLLPTGWSKNQTLTSAAVLLVALAVARAGINFGQRYGTQWLGRKVAYALRLDLFAHLQRLPFAYYDRTRTGQLMSRLIGDVDEIRFFAGIVIGDAINLVVLLVGIYATMFSIHAPLAALFLVPVPILFGVAYYFGVRIEPRIRAIRSVRGDMYARIQENLSQIVVVKAFAQEPYARDRFEEDNDKVLAAWLSYATLFTRAQPIIWYVVSVMTFVLLFFGGRAVLDGQLSLGTLVAFNGYVGLLTLPAHRLAYMIDVTARAVANGKRIFAIMDTTPAIKSPAGAINPGQIDGHIVFDDVSFVYDPHEDEPQVDVLYDISFEAAPDTVTAIVGTTGSGKTTLIDLIPRFYDVTSGSICIDGIDVRRLPLKLLRAQVGFVMQSTFLFNATIAENIAFGRPDATHAEIIAAAQAARAHHFILEFPDGYSTLVGERGVTLSGGQRQRIAIARALLVNPRLLILDDATASVDSRTEYEIRAALQTLMQGRTTLIVAQRLSTVRHADQILMLEAGRIVERGTHDELVRLDGRYAHLWHLQTTADAPEEDIRGIGLNDEDLPVRELPLAADDREPDKRSRTDMLHIRGDKENRS from the coding sequence ATGACCATTCTGCTCCGCATTCTTCGCTACATGCGCCCGTACTGGCGCGTCGCCGCGCTGTCCTACGTCTGCCTGATCGCCGTCAGCCTGCTGACGCTGGTCGGCCCGTGGCTGATCGGTGAGGCCGTCGACGTCGCCACTGGCGAGCAGCAGCACTTCCCTCTGCTCCCAACCGGTTGGAGCAAGAACCAGACGCTCACCAGCGCGGCGGTGCTCCTCGTCGCCCTGGCCGTAGCACGCGCCGGGATCAACTTCGGCCAGCGCTATGGCACGCAGTGGCTGGGTCGCAAGGTCGCTTACGCGCTGCGGCTCGACCTTTTTGCGCACCTTCAACGTCTGCCCTTTGCCTACTATGACCGGACGCGCACCGGCCAGCTTATGAGCCGCCTCATCGGCGACGTGGACGAGATCCGGTTCTTCGCGGGCATCGTCATCGGCGACGCGATCAACCTCGTCGTGCTGCTGGTCGGCATCTACGCGACCATGTTCAGCATTCATGCGCCGCTGGCTGCGCTGTTCCTCGTGCCGGTCCCGATCCTGTTCGGGGTCGCCTACTATTTCGGCGTGCGCATCGAGCCGCGCATCCGCGCCATCCGCAGCGTACGCGGCGATATGTACGCGCGCATTCAGGAAAACCTCTCGCAGATCGTCGTCGTCAAGGCCTTCGCGCAGGAACCTTACGCCCGCGACCGCTTCGAAGAGGACAACGACAAGGTGCTGGCCGCGTGGCTAAGTTATGCCACGTTGTTCACGCGCGCCCAGCCGATCATCTGGTACGTCGTCAGCGTCATGACCTTCGTGCTGCTGTTCTTCGGCGGGCGCGCCGTGCTCGACGGCCAGCTCTCGCTGGGCACGCTGGTCGCATTCAACGGCTACGTCGGCTTGCTGACCCTGCCCGCGCACCGCCTCGCCTACATGATCGACGTCACCGCGCGCGCCGTCGCCAATGGCAAGCGTATCTTCGCCATCATGGACACGACCCCCGCGATCAAGTCCCCGGCGGGCGCGATCAATCCCGGCCAGATCGACGGGCACATCGTGTTCGACGACGTGTCGTTCGTTTACGACCCGCACGAAGACGAGCCGCAGGTGGACGTGCTCTACGACATCTCGTTCGAGGCCGCGCCGGACACGGTGACCGCCATCGTCGGCACGACCGGCAGCGGCAAGACCACGCTAATCGACCTTATCCCGCGTTTTTACGACGTCACCAGCGGAAGTATCTGCATCGACGGGATCGACGTGCGCCGGCTTCCGCTCAAGCTGCTGCGCGCGCAGGTCGGCTTCGTCATGCAGAGCACTTTTTTATTCAACGCCACCATTGCGGAAAACATCGCCTTCGGGCGGCCCGACGCCACCCACGCCGAGATCATTGCGGCAGCCCAGGCGGCACGCGCGCACCACTTCATTCTGGAATTTCCCGACGGCTACAGCACCCTGGTCGGTGAGCGCGGCGTTACGCTCTCTGGCGGGCAGCGCCAGCGCATCGCCATCGCCCGCGCGCTGCTGGTCAATCCGCGCCTGCTGATCCTGGATGACGCGACCGCCAGTGTGGACAGTCGCACCGAGTACGAGATCCGCGCCGCGCTGCAAACGCTGATGCAGGGCCGCACCACGCTGATCGTCGCGCAGCGGCTGAGCACTGTGCGCCACGCCGACCAGATCCTGATGCTCGAAGCGGGCCGCATCGTCGAGCGCGGCACGCACGACGAACTGGTGCGGCTCGACGGGCGCTACGCGCACCTGTGGCATCTGCAAACCACCGCCGATGCCCCGGAGGAAGACATTCGCGGAATCGGCCTCAACGACGAGGATCTGCCGGTCCGGGAGCTGCCGCTGGCGGCGGACGATCGCGAGCCGGACAAACGCAGCCGCACGGACATGCTGCACATTCGCGGCGACAAGGAGAACCGCTCATGA
- a CDS encoding indolepyruvate oxidoreductase subunit beta, with product MKYDVILAGVGGQGVLSIAAIIARAAAEAGLSIKQSEVHGMAQRGGAVESHLRLADHPIHSDLIPTGHADMLLAMEPMEALRYVPFLAPSGAIVADRTQVVNIPNYPDATEVYDALERFPCVRLVDASQIARSLHAARASNMALLGAASAFLPLPPADLEAAIGAIFGRKGEAVVEKNIAAFRAGREAACGD from the coding sequence ATGAAATACGACGTGATTCTGGCAGGTGTGGGCGGCCAGGGCGTGCTGAGCATCGCCGCGATCATCGCGCGGGCGGCGGCGGAGGCCGGGCTGTCGATCAAGCAGTCGGAAGTGCACGGCATGGCGCAGCGGGGCGGGGCGGTGGAAAGCCACCTGCGTCTGGCGGATCACCCGATTCACTCCGACCTGATCCCGACCGGGCACGCGGATATGCTGCTGGCGATGGAGCCGATGGAAGCGCTGCGCTACGTGCCGTTCCTCGCGCCGTCGGGCGCGATCGTCGCGGACCGCACGCAGGTCGTCAACATCCCGAACTATCCCGATGCGACCGAAGTCTACGATGCGCTGGAGCGCTTCCCGTGCGTGCGGCTGGTGGACGCGAGCCAGATCGCGCGCAGTTTGCACGCGGCGCGGGCGTCGAATATGGCACTGCTGGGCGCGGCATCGGCGTTTTTGCCGCTGCCTCCCGCCGACCTGGAAGCCGCAATCGGCGCGATCTTCGGGCGCAAGGGCGAGGCGGTCGTGGAGAAGAACATTGCCGCATTCCGGGCTGGGCGCGAGGCGGCCTGCGGCGACTAG
- a CDS encoding ABC transporter ATP-binding protein, which produces MIGADKAQLERPMLETLSRLLGFVQPYRRRVIGVVLLMLVTSATVLISPSLVRQAINQGLVAGDSGALTRYSLLFLITVTVEAFGLRAQMWHMIWIGQHAIQQVRQALFYKYLDMDMSYYDHNRVGDMMARITEDSNSLQNFITWAVINFISNSMILVGIVVLLLIFDWSLALLTLVIVPLMAGLTLWWRRRATRQYRAVREAVGVVSATLQESLAGMRIIQAFVREYRQTSQFQAVATGELRASLRADMLSSVFLPGIDVISQLGIAMVIAVGGVRVLNGTLDPGTLVAFLLYLNLFFDPIRDLAMRLDQFQEAAAAGERILNVLDTQPEIVSHPGADPLPRLRGEVEMRDVSFTYVLPDQDQSGDEVAADAHADDEAPANILHDVSLSVAPGQMVALVGHTGAGKSTLVRLLGRFYEPQSGQILFDGHDITAATLDSLRAQMAWVPQDIGLFATTIRDNLRYGRLDATDEEIEAAARETGAHEFISQFPKGYDTDVEEGGSRLSAGQRQLISFTRALLADPVIIVLDEATSSVDTLTELQMQAALGRILEGRTSFVIAHRLSTIVRADQVVVMDHGRIIERGTHAELLAQHGHYYNLYMTQLRGGTEA; this is translated from the coding sequence ATGATTGGCGCCGACAAAGCCCAGCTCGAACGCCCCATGCTCGAAACGCTGAGCCGCCTGCTCGGCTTCGTCCAGCCCTACCGCCGCCGCGTGATTGGCGTCGTGCTGCTGATGCTGGTCACATCCGCCACCGTCCTGATCTCACCCTCGCTGGTCCGTCAGGCAATCAACCAGGGCCTCGTCGCGGGCGACAGCGGCGCACTCACGCGCTACAGCCTGCTCTTTCTGATCACCGTCACGGTCGAGGCATTCGGCCTGCGCGCGCAAATGTGGCACATGATCTGGATCGGCCAACACGCGATCCAACAGGTCCGGCAGGCGTTGTTCTACAAGTACCTCGACATGGACATGTCCTACTACGACCACAACCGCGTCGGCGACATGATGGCCCGCATCACCGAAGACAGCAATTCGCTGCAAAACTTCATCACCTGGGCGGTGATCAACTTCATCAGCAACAGCATGATCCTCGTCGGGATCGTCGTCCTGCTGCTGATCTTCGACTGGTCCCTGGCCCTGCTGACGCTGGTCATCGTGCCGCTGATGGCCGGGCTGACGCTGTGGTGGCGCAGGCGGGCTACCCGCCAGTATCGCGCGGTGCGTGAGGCAGTTGGCGTCGTCTCCGCCACGTTGCAAGAGAGCCTCGCCGGGATGCGCATCATTCAGGCATTCGTGCGCGAGTATCGCCAGACCTCGCAGTTCCAAGCCGTTGCCACGGGCGAGCTGCGCGCCAGCCTGCGCGCGGACATGCTCTCGTCCGTCTTTCTGCCCGGCATCGACGTGATCTCGCAGCTCGGCATCGCGATGGTGATCGCGGTCGGCGGCGTGCGCGTCCTGAACGGCACGCTCGACCCCGGCACGCTGGTCGCGTTCCTGCTCTACCTGAACCTGTTCTTCGACCCGATCCGCGACCTCGCCATGCGCCTCGACCAGTTTCAGGAAGCCGCCGCCGCGGGCGAGCGCATCCTGAACGTGCTTGACACCCAGCCGGAAATCGTCAGCCACCCCGGCGCGGATCCCCTGCCCCGGCTGCGCGGCGAAGTCGAGATGCGCGACGTGTCGTTCACTTATGTCCTGCCCGACCAGGACCAATCCGGCGACGAGGTAGCGGCGGACGCGCACGCAGACGACGAAGCGCCCGCCAACATCCTGCACGACGTCTCGCTCTCCGTCGCGCCGGGGCAGATGGTCGCACTCGTCGGCCACACCGGCGCGGGCAAGAGCACGCTGGTACGCCTGCTGGGCCGCTTCTATGAGCCGCAGAGCGGGCAGATCCTGTTCGACGGGCACGACATCACCGCTGCGACCCTGGACTCGCTGCGCGCGCAAATGGCCTGGGTCCCGCAGGACATCGGGCTGTTCGCCACGACCATCCGCGACAATCTGCGCTACGGGCGGCTCGACGCCACCGACGAGGAAATTGAAGCCGCCGCGCGCGAAACGGGCGCGCACGAGTTCATTTCACAGTTCCCGAAAGGGTACGACACAGACGTGGAGGAAGGCGGATCGCGCTTGAGCGCGGGCCAGCGCCAACTGATCTCGTTCACGCGCGCGCTGCTGGCCGACCCGGTGATCATCGTGCTTGACGAGGCCACCAGCAGCGTGGACACGCTCACCGAGCTGCAAATGCAGGCCGCCCTGGGGCGCATTCTGGAAGGCCGCACGTCCTTCGTCATCGCCCACCGGCTGAGCACCATCGTACGCGCCGATCAGGTCGTGGTGATGGATCATGGACGCATCATCGAGCGCGGCACGCACGCGGAATTGCTGGCCCAGCACGGGCATTACTATAACCTGTACATGACCCAACTGCGCGGCGGGACCGAGGCATGA
- a CDS encoding hybrid sensor histidine kinase/response regulator, with the protein MPKILVIEDEGVLREEIVAWLHLEGYEAFGAADGVEGVAAAFKLRPDLIICDITMPRLDGYGVLLELHSNPATATVPFIFMTARVAHDDMRHGMSLGADDYVTKPFSLVDLLQTVESRLQRKRMQEQMYQQEIEQLQKAINEEHEQRAFKAKLVAMFSHDFRNPLSSIMSSNSLLRDYYDRMDKTSRDEHFSYIDSSVRQLIQMLDDMLLVGQMDSGNLTLKSEILNVGVFFQGVVDEFRVLYRKSHEIQFECPDSLVAVGDSRLLRQIASNLISNAVKYSPQGGEIAVTVERGDSVYSLSVADQGIGIPDEELSQLFEAFRRASNVGKVRGTGLGLAIVRQAADLHEGKVEIESQLGTGTCVCVTLPTCPGNSDAEVRKVMEESGAL; encoded by the coding sequence ATGCCAAAGATTCTGGTCATTGAGGACGAGGGCGTTCTTCGCGAAGAAATCGTCGCATGGCTTCATTTGGAGGGCTACGAGGCGTTCGGGGCAGCGGATGGCGTGGAGGGTGTCGCGGCGGCGTTCAAGCTGCGGCCCGACCTGATTATCTGCGACATTACAATGCCACGCCTGGACGGCTATGGCGTGCTGCTGGAGCTGCATTCAAACCCGGCGACCGCGACGGTGCCGTTTATCTTCATGACGGCGCGGGTTGCGCATGACGACATGCGGCACGGCATGAGCCTGGGCGCGGACGACTACGTCACCAAGCCGTTTAGCCTGGTCGATCTGCTGCAGACCGTGGAAAGCCGCCTGCAGCGGAAACGGATGCAAGAGCAGATGTACCAGCAGGAGATCGAACAGCTTCAGAAGGCTATCAACGAAGAGCACGAGCAGCGCGCGTTCAAGGCCAAACTGGTGGCCATGTTCTCGCACGATTTTCGCAACCCGCTGTCGAGCATCATGTCATCCAACAGCCTCCTGCGCGATTATTACGATCGCATGGACAAGACCAGCCGCGACGAGCACTTTTCATATATCGACTCATCCGTGCGGCAGTTGATCCAGATGTTGGACGACATGCTGCTGGTGGGCCAGATGGATTCCGGCAACCTGACGCTGAAGTCAGAGATACTCAACGTCGGGGTGTTTTTCCAGGGCGTGGTGGACGAGTTCCGCGTTCTGTACCGCAAGTCGCATGAGATTCAGTTTGAGTGCCCGGACTCGCTGGTGGCGGTTGGCGATTCGCGCCTGCTGCGCCAGATCGCATCGAACCTGATCTCGAACGCGGTCAAATATTCACCGCAGGGAGGCGAGATCGCGGTGACGGTCGAGCGCGGCGACAGCGTCTATTCGCTGTCTGTCGCGGATCAGGGGATTGGCATCCCTGACGAGGAACTGTCGCAGTTGTTTGAGGCGTTCCGCCGGGCGTCGAACGTGGGCAAGGTGCGCGGCACAGGCCTGGGACTGGCGATTGTCCGGCAGGCGGCGGATTTGCACGAGGGCAAGGTCGAGATCGAGAGCCAGCTGGGCACGGGCACGTGTGTCTGCGTCACGCTGCCGACGTGCCCCGGAAACAGCGATGCGGAAGTCAGAAAGGTGATGGAAGAGAGCGGTGCGTTGTAG
- a CDS encoding TolB family protein, whose protein sequence is MNHRLLPLVVFALLLALALPLAAAPITSPASAQGNDWHVESATSLDSTGYPLNRITTGPDGRHFAVQEADSLCVVEMPTIDETCVALPPEAHLNAPPRELFGPFGWSPDASQLAIVGAPFVYLYDTDLTVMNAADGSLVTLADDGVEGSFGINSVPNLIVDSSPAWSPDGTQIAVERTAANAAGEIKRSYVTLVDAATGDAQQVTGLPGYAAGDRDLGTVVSFAWSPDSGTLLFSTRHARAEPLADGLWRVDLESGEPELVLSLATALEPYREIFPEAQEVFVIAPVMWSPDGARLLLWMGNPGTMPSSTWAFWMDVESGAIHPLAQPVEVAGDNPDLLYPTFATWSPDGAQILVAWRTLQEPMEDVGPSLYEGDTSIDVILELLDVGMGDSTLLGYLPLVPAYRYAASWGEDGDVLIAGFYLTLAEG, encoded by the coding sequence GTGAACCATCGCTTGCTTCCGCTTGTTGTGTTTGCACTCCTCCTGGCACTGGCGCTGCCACTGGCCGCCGCGCCCATCACCAGCCCGGCCAGCGCCCAGGGGAACGACTGGCACGTCGAGTCCGCGACCTCGCTGGACAGCACGGGCTATCCCCTGAACCGGATCACCACCGGCCCGGACGGGCGACATTTTGCCGTCCAGGAAGCGGATTCGCTGTGCGTTGTCGAAATGCCCACCATCGACGAAACCTGCGTCGCCCTCCCGCCGGAAGCGCACCTCAATGCCCCGCCGCGTGAGCTTTTCGGGCCGTTCGGGTGGTCGCCGGATGCTTCGCAGCTCGCCATCGTGGGCGCGCCGTTCGTCTACCTCTACGACACCGATCTGACCGTCATGAACGCAGCGGATGGCAGCCTCGTGACGCTTGCGGATGATGGCGTCGAGGGCAGCTTCGGCATCAATTCCGTGCCGAACCTGATCGTTGACAGCTCCCCGGCGTGGTCGCCGGACGGCACGCAGATCGCGGTGGAGCGCACCGCCGCCAACGCTGCGGGCGAAATCAAGCGCTCGTACGTCACTCTCGTGGACGCCGCCACAGGCGACGCGCAGCAGGTCACCGGCCTGCCCGGCTATGCCGCTGGCGACCGCGACCTGGGCACGGTCGTCAGCTTTGCCTGGTCGCCGGATAGCGGCACGCTGCTGTTTTCCACGCGCCACGCGAGGGCTGAGCCGCTGGCGGACGGCCTGTGGCGCGTGGACCTGGAAAGCGGCGAGCCGGAGCTGGTGCTGTCGCTGGCGACGGCGCTGGAGCCTTACCGCGAGATTTTCCCGGAGGCGCAGGAGGTCTTTGTGATCGCGCCTGTGATGTGGTCTCCGGACGGCGCGCGCCTGCTGCTCTGGATGGGCAATCCGGGCACGATGCCGAGCAGCACTTGGGCCTTCTGGATGGACGTGGAGTCAGGCGCAATCCATCCGCTCGCCCAGCCCGTCGAAGTGGCGGGTGACAACCCGGATCTGCTCTATCCCACCTTCGCGACGTGGTCCCCAGATGGCGCGCAGATCCTGGTTGCGTGGCGCACGCTCCAGGAGCCAATGGAAGATGTCGGCCCCTCGCTCTACGAGGGCGATACCTCGATCGACGTGATCCTGGAGCTGCTCGACGTGGGGATGGGTGACAGCACCCTGCTCGGCTACCTGCCGCTGGTGCCCGCCTACCGCTACGCGGCCTCGTGGGGCGAAGACGGCGACGTGCTGATCGCGGGGTTCTACCTGACGCTGGCTGAGGGCTGA
- a CDS encoding AraC family transcriptional regulator: MRQTVQNKAKGLLTGEQAFRLARYAPAPDLAFFIEHFWVVDWDLRGRPSFLQENLPYPSVHIVIEPDRSGIFGVMTGKFTRRLEGKSGAFGIKFRPGAFYPFVRSSVSVLTDRVLPLDAVFGDAGRSFEAAMLALEGDDPRIEQAETFLRERLPAQDNAIAEVNRIIECIVADRAITKVDHVVVRLDLSKRGLQRLFHDYVGASPKWVIKRCRLHEAAEQAAGRQQVNWARLAQDLGYFDQAHFIKDFKAMVGKTPADYASAHESA; the protein is encoded by the coding sequence ATGCGGCAAACCGTGCAAAACAAAGCGAAGGGCCTGTTAACCGGCGAGCAAGCGTTCCGGCTGGCGCGCTACGCGCCTGCGCCGGATCTGGCCTTCTTCATCGAACACTTCTGGGTTGTGGATTGGGATCTGCGCGGGCGGCCCTCCTTCCTGCAGGAGAATTTGCCGTATCCCTCGGTGCACATCGTGATCGAGCCGGACCGGTCCGGCATCTTCGGCGTGATGACGGGCAAGTTCACGCGGCGGTTGGAGGGCAAAAGCGGCGCGTTCGGCATCAAATTCAGGCCGGGCGCGTTTTATCCGTTCGTGCGGTCGTCCGTCTCTGTGCTGACGGACCGCGTGCTGCCGCTCGACGCCGTGTTCGGGGACGCGGGCCGGTCGTTCGAGGCGGCGATGCTGGCGCTGGAGGGGGATGATCCGCGCATCGAGCAGGCCGAGACGTTTCTGCGCGAGCGGCTCCCCGCACAGGACAACGCCATTGCCGAGGTGAACCGCATCATCGAGTGCATCGTCGCCGACCGGGCGATCACGAAGGTCGATCACGTCGTGGTGCGACTGGATCTGAGTAAGCGCGGGTTGCAGCGGCTGTTCCATGATTATGTGGGCGCAAGCCCGAAGTGGGTGATCAAACGCTGTCGCCTGCACGAAGCCGCCGAACAGGCGGCGGGCCGCCAGCAGGTGAACTGGGCGCGGCTGGCGCAAGATCTGGGCTACTTCGATCAGGCACATTTTATCAAGGACTTCAAGGCGATGGTGGGCAAAACGCCTGCCGATTATGCCAGCGCACACGAGAGTGCCTAG
- a CDS encoding SGNH/GDSL hydrolase family protein yields MTSTRNRWKLVGQLLIVMVLVATGLVTSPIRTSIHIADAAPNAQGSGDESLPPLSAEVIAHAQTLYQSGLAQGNDPNSFILIGDSNNEKPHFLRAFSYGDYNLGPYSYLQSVVDAYNTTGAFGAQYPSSEHGMTLNMLMDPLFVNPSVCPDAANLLDCAIQVYKPSVAIVYMGTYDTCNTPFDTYLTNFRSAMDLLTERGVIAIMTTYTVALDEGCWASTPAYTGVIRDMAAQYQMPLLDLPDYVKPLPDQGMEPDGWHLSYPNDYHISFAGDQLVYGNTQRELLTMQMLYMVRRDVMGL; encoded by the coding sequence ATGACGTCTACACGGAACCGTTGGAAACTTGTCGGTCAGCTGCTGATTGTGATGGTGTTGGTAGCAACTGGATTGGTAACTTCCCCTATTCGCACGTCGATCCATATCGCAGACGCCGCCCCGAATGCACAGGGGTCCGGTGATGAAAGCCTGCCGCCGCTGTCGGCGGAGGTGATCGCTCATGCGCAGACGTTGTACCAGAGCGGGCTGGCGCAAGGAAACGACCCGAACAGCTTTATCCTGATTGGCGACAGCAACAACGAAAAACCGCACTTCCTACGGGCGTTCAGCTACGGGGACTACAACCTGGGGCCGTATTCGTACCTGCAATCCGTGGTAGATGCCTACAACACGACGGGCGCGTTTGGCGCACAATACCCGTCGTCGGAGCACGGCATGACGCTGAATATGCTGATGGACCCGCTGTTCGTGAATCCGTCGGTATGTCCCGACGCGGCGAACCTGCTCGACTGTGCGATCCAGGTGTACAAGCCCAGCGTGGCGATCGTCTACATGGGCACGTACGACACCTGCAACACACCGTTCGACACGTACCTGACGAACTTCCGCAGCGCGATGGATCTGCTCACCGAGCGCGGCGTGATCGCGATCATGACGACGTATACGGTCGCGCTGGACGAGGGCTGCTGGGCGAGCACGCCCGCCTATACGGGCGTCATTCGCGATATGGCGGCGCAGTACCAGATGCCGCTGCTCGATCTGCCGGACTACGTGAAGCCGCTGCCGGACCAGGGCATGGAGCCAGACGGCTGGCACCTGTCGTATCCGAACGATTACCACATCTCCTTCGCGGGCGATCAACTGGTCTATGGCAACACGCAGCGCGAGCTGCTGACGATGCAGATGCTGTACATGGTGCGCCGGGACGTGATGGGGCTGTAG